A single genomic interval of Variovorax sp. PMC12 harbors:
- a CDS encoding ABC transporter ATP-binding protein — protein MRALIEGTPVATRTRLVPGTAPLLRLSDVRMSFGGIVAVQDVGFDVMPGTVHALIGPNGAGKTTMLNCISRFYTPQKGTMRLRTPTGEHDLLKCKAHQISRLGIARTFQNLELFSELTVFDNVLIARSGAMRCTLAEALLRLPRQRREEREQRERTQQIIDSLALGAHAHTLVRDLPYGTQKLVELARAMALEPVLMLLDEPAAGMNNREIDALGDTLRRLQQATGATLLLIEHSMPLVMSISDTITVMHNGAFLAQGSPREIEQNPAVVEAYLGGGKSGKRR, from the coding sequence ATGAGGGCACTGATCGAAGGCACGCCCGTCGCGACCCGGACCCGGCTTGTCCCCGGCACCGCGCCCCTGCTGCGCCTGTCCGACGTGCGCATGAGCTTCGGCGGCATCGTCGCCGTGCAGGATGTCGGCTTCGACGTGATGCCCGGCACCGTGCATGCGCTGATCGGCCCGAACGGCGCCGGCAAGACCACGATGCTCAACTGCATCAGCCGCTTCTACACCCCGCAGAAGGGCACGATGCGCCTGCGCACGCCCACCGGCGAACACGACCTGCTCAAGTGCAAGGCACACCAGATCTCGCGCCTGGGCATCGCGCGCACCTTCCAGAACCTGGAGCTGTTCTCGGAACTCACGGTGTTCGACAACGTGCTCATCGCGCGCTCGGGCGCCATGCGCTGCACGCTGGCTGAGGCGCTGCTGCGGCTGCCGCGCCAGCGCCGCGAGGAGCGCGAGCAACGCGAACGCACGCAGCAGATCATCGACAGCCTGGCATTGGGCGCTCACGCCCACACGCTGGTGCGCGACCTGCCCTACGGCACGCAGAAGCTGGTGGAGCTGGCACGCGCCATGGCGCTGGAGCCGGTGCTGATGCTGCTCGACGAACCGGCCGCCGGCATGAACAACCGCGAGATCGATGCGCTGGGCGACACGCTGCGCCGGCTGCAGCAGGCCACGGGCGCGACGCTGCTGCTCATCGAGCACAGCATGCCGCTGGTGATGTCGATCTCCGACACCATCACCGTGATGCACAACGGCGCCTTCCTGGCGCAGGGCTCGCCGCGCGAGATCGAGCAGAACCCGGCCGTGGTCGAGGCCTATCTCGGAGGAGGCAAGAGTGGCAAGCGCCGTTGA
- a CDS encoding ABC transporter substrate-binding protein, translating into MKHIASRRTVLATTAALLGVAALPTLALAFENKAEGVLDKEIVLGSSQPMSGTLAYMGKAVDEGIRTYFDMVNEQGGVNGRKIKLITYDDELKPAKSVANAKLLVERDNVLAMVGNIGHATNISAYEYSSTRKVPTIGALSISDLTSTPPRELLYVLPSPQSTETAAYIDYAVEKLKAKKIAMLYQNDGWGKPAYDIAIKQLDKHGLKLVEAQSFERFATDITSQVFKLKQAEPDVVIVYALGQEAVLFFRGAEKLGWKPTVFGAGGLNDPKFVELLGKSPAKLYVASYYDAVEGDNPAIKDFFARYTKLYPKSAPSSTALMGYSAAAVTVEALKRAGNEPSRAKVVAALDGLSGFDQKIGPKISFQPISAGGYARRGQTGVALMELKDQKFVSLGGYIDPVKR; encoded by the coding sequence ATGAAACACATTGCTTCGCGCCGCACGGTGCTCGCCACCACCGCCGCGCTGCTGGGCGTCGCCGCGCTGCCCACGCTCGCCCTTGCGTTCGAGAACAAGGCCGAAGGCGTGCTCGACAAGGAGATCGTGCTGGGCTCGTCGCAGCCGATGTCGGGCACGCTGGCCTACATGGGCAAGGCGGTAGACGAAGGCATCCGCACCTACTTCGACATGGTGAACGAGCAAGGCGGCGTGAACGGCCGCAAGATCAAGCTCATCACCTACGACGACGAGCTCAAGCCCGCGAAGTCGGTGGCCAACGCCAAGCTCCTGGTCGAGCGCGACAACGTGCTTGCGATGGTGGGCAACATCGGCCACGCCACCAACATCAGCGCCTACGAATACAGCTCTACGCGCAAGGTGCCGACCATCGGCGCGCTGAGCATCTCGGACCTCACGAGCACGCCGCCGCGCGAATTGCTCTACGTGCTGCCTTCGCCGCAATCGACGGAGACCGCTGCCTACATCGACTACGCGGTGGAGAAGCTGAAGGCGAAGAAGATCGCGATGCTCTACCAGAACGACGGCTGGGGCAAGCCGGCCTACGACATCGCCATCAAGCAGCTCGACAAGCATGGCCTGAAGCTGGTGGAGGCGCAAAGCTTCGAGCGCTTCGCCACCGACATCACCTCGCAGGTGTTCAAGCTCAAGCAGGCCGAGCCCGACGTGGTGATCGTCTATGCGCTGGGCCAGGAGGCGGTGCTGTTCTTCCGCGGTGCCGAAAAGCTCGGCTGGAAGCCGACCGTGTTCGGCGCGGGCGGGCTGAACGACCCCAAGTTCGTCGAGCTGCTGGGCAAGAGCCCGGCCAAGCTGTACGTGGCCTCCTACTACGACGCCGTGGAAGGCGACAACCCGGCCATCAAGGACTTCTTTGCGCGCTACACCAAGCTGTATCCGAAGTCGGCCCCCTCCTCCACGGCGCTGATGGGCTACTCGGCCGCGGCCGTGACCGTCGAGGCGCTCAAGCGCGCGGGCAACGAGCCCAGCCGCGCCAAGGTGGTGGCTGCGCTGGACGGGCTGTCGGGCTTCGACCAGAAGATCGGGCCGAAGATTTCCTTCCAGCCCATCAGCGCTGGCGGCTATGCGCGGCGCGGCCAGACCGGCGTGGCGCTGATGGAGCTCAAGGACCAGAAATTCGTTTCGCTCGGCGGCTACATCGATCCCGTCAAGCGTTGA
- a CDS encoding CaiB/BaiF CoA transferase family protein, with protein sequence MPQAAPVQPLAGLRVLDLSRVLAGPMCAMALADLGADVIKVEHPSRGDDTRDWGVRVGTRNTSYFNSANRNKRSVTIDLQSAAGVQIARELAAKSDVVIENFKVGGADKLGLGYEQLSASNPRLVYCSISGYARSTSEAQRPGYDLLVQGEAGIMAMNGEAGQGPLKFGVAAVDMFTGMYAGQAILAALYERHATGRGRHVQMALYDCGLMITSYYGMEAMLKAGDPPKFGNAHPSIVPYGVFDAADGPVVITVGNNGQFVRFCEQVVGRPEWAADPRFATNTERSANREILLPLVREALRGLSRRELLASLAAAGIPCGEVLGMYEALTSPRTAQANLLHHFDDAEAGPQSVLAPPYVMDGERTSVRRPPPHLGQHTDEVLREVLAMDDQAIAAARAQQAI encoded by the coding sequence ATGCCTCAAGCCGCTCCCGTCCAGCCCCTGGCTGGCCTACGTGTTCTCGACCTGTCCCGCGTGCTCGCGGGCCCGATGTGCGCGATGGCGCTGGCCGACCTGGGCGCCGACGTCATCAAGGTCGAGCACCCCAGCCGCGGCGACGACACGCGCGACTGGGGCGTTCGCGTGGGCACCCGCAACACCTCGTATTTCAACAGCGCCAACCGCAACAAGCGCTCCGTCACCATCGACCTGCAGTCCGCCGCGGGCGTGCAGATCGCGCGCGAACTCGCCGCGAAATCTGACGTGGTGATCGAGAACTTCAAGGTCGGCGGCGCCGACAAGCTGGGCCTGGGCTACGAGCAGCTCAGCGCGTCGAACCCGCGCCTGGTCTACTGCTCCATCTCCGGCTATGCGCGAAGCACCTCGGAGGCACAGCGCCCGGGCTACGACCTGCTGGTGCAGGGCGAGGCCGGCATCATGGCCATGAACGGCGAAGCGGGCCAGGGGCCGCTGAAGTTCGGCGTCGCCGCGGTCGACATGTTCACCGGCATGTACGCGGGCCAGGCCATCCTCGCGGCGCTGTACGAGCGGCACGCCACGGGACGCGGGCGCCATGTGCAGATGGCGCTCTACGACTGCGGCCTGATGATCACCTCTTACTACGGCATGGAGGCCATGCTGAAGGCGGGCGACCCGCCCAAGTTCGGCAACGCGCATCCTTCGATCGTTCCCTACGGCGTCTTCGATGCCGCGGACGGCCCGGTGGTCATCACCGTGGGCAACAACGGCCAGTTCGTGCGCTTCTGCGAGCAGGTCGTCGGCCGGCCCGAGTGGGCCGCCGACCCCCGCTTCGCCACCAACACCGAGCGCTCGGCCAACCGCGAGATCCTGCTGCCGCTGGTGCGCGAAGCCCTGCGCGGGTTGAGCCGCCGCGAGTTGCTCGCCAGCCTGGCGGCGGCCGGCATCCCCTGCGGCGAAGTGCTGGGCATGTACGAGGCGCTGACCTCGCCGCGCACCGCCCAGGCCAACCTGCTGCACCACTTCGACGACGCGGAGGCCGGGCCGCAGAGCGTGCTCGCGCCTCCCTACGTGATGGACGGCGAGCGCACGTCCGTGCGTCGGCCACCGCCCCACCTGGGTCAGCACACCGACGAGGTGCTTCGCGAAGTGCTGGCCATGGACGACCAGGCCATTGCCGCGGCGCGCGCGCAGCAGGCGATCTGA
- a CDS encoding branched-chain amino acid ABC transporter permease, whose translation MTRIFDSRPWLAPLVFIALFVLAPLIPGGYVLYIFTLVLIYTLASFGTNILTGYTNLISMAGAVFFGIGAYGSAILTTHFGVPLVLSMLIAAAIATVVGVLLALPVLRLEEVFLAIATLGFVMISVEIAKSGGELTGGENGMGAPGPTLFGFALGERAYHLFVAVVLGAALWVARNLSQSHFGRGFLALKGSETASRALGLNATRLKLIAFGVCAFYTGLSGALYAPVVRFIDPSLFNIMVSISFVSMVIVGGLGSIMGSVLGAVFVIGAPQLLTYFGFDQFQRALYGVAMILALMFLPDGLASLLKRRKLPGADAPAGAEVPR comes from the coding sequence ATGACACGCATCTTCGACTCGCGGCCCTGGCTGGCACCGCTGGTGTTCATCGCGCTCTTCGTGCTCGCGCCGCTCATCCCCGGCGGCTATGTGCTCTACATCTTCACGCTGGTGCTGATCTACACGCTCGCGTCCTTCGGCACCAACATCCTCACCGGCTACACCAACCTGATCTCGATGGCCGGCGCGGTGTTCTTCGGCATCGGTGCCTATGGCAGCGCCATTCTCACGACCCACTTCGGCGTGCCGCTGGTGCTGTCGATGCTCATCGCCGCGGCGATCGCCACCGTGGTGGGCGTGTTGCTGGCGCTACCGGTGCTGCGCCTGGAAGAGGTGTTCCTGGCGATCGCGACGCTGGGCTTCGTGATGATCTCGGTGGAGATCGCCAAGTCCGGCGGCGAGCTCACGGGTGGCGAGAACGGCATGGGCGCGCCCGGGCCGACGCTTTTCGGCTTCGCGCTGGGCGAGCGGGCCTACCACCTGTTCGTGGCGGTGGTGCTGGGCGCGGCGCTGTGGGTGGCGCGCAACCTGTCGCAGAGCCATTTCGGACGCGGCTTTCTCGCGCTCAAGGGCAGCGAAACGGCTTCGCGCGCGCTAGGGCTCAACGCGACCAGGCTCAAGCTCATCGCCTTCGGCGTGTGCGCCTTCTACACGGGACTTTCGGGCGCGCTGTATGCGCCGGTGGTGCGCTTCATCGACCCGTCGCTGTTCAACATCATGGTGTCGATCAGCTTCGTGTCGATGGTGATCGTGGGCGGGCTGGGCTCGATCATGGGCTCGGTGCTGGGGGCGGTGTTCGTCATCGGCGCGCCGCAGCTGCTCACCTATTTCGGCTTCGACCAGTTCCAGCGCGCGCTGTATGGCGTGGCGATGATCCTGGCGCTGATGTTCCTGCCCGACGGGCTGGCCAGCCTGCTCAAGCGCAGGAAGCTGCCGGGCGCGGACGCGCCCGCAGGTGCGGAGGTGCCGCGATGA
- a CDS encoding branched-chain amino acid ABC transporter permease, which yields MLQMIVSGVALGAIYGLIALGIVMVFKATGILNFAHGEAAMLSAFTAYTLVRLGLPMWAVVPIVLLFGAALGMLIERFIIRRFIGKALLSSAICTLGLFLIFGDLAIWIWGKDTQELPSVFPAAPIDVGGVIVSGIDLGIVGVCAALAAALFAFFRFTRLGIAMQATMENPTAARLMGIPIKRIYSLAWALSHMIAAAAGLLIAPLTFVHFSMMQSALHFAFAAAVLGGIGSMPGALLGGVIIGVTSNLTGAYLSSEWKDAVPFIVMLAILILRPHGLLARRQVKKV from the coding sequence ATGCTGCAGATGATCGTGAGCGGCGTCGCCCTGGGCGCCATCTACGGGCTCATCGCCCTGGGCATCGTGATGGTGTTCAAGGCGACGGGCATCCTCAACTTCGCGCACGGCGAGGCGGCCATGCTGTCGGCGTTCACCGCGTACACGCTGGTGCGGCTGGGCCTGCCGATGTGGGCCGTGGTGCCCATCGTGCTGCTGTTCGGCGCGGCACTGGGCATGCTGATCGAGCGCTTCATCATCCGGCGCTTCATCGGCAAGGCGCTGCTGTCGTCGGCCATCTGCACGCTGGGCCTGTTCCTGATCTTCGGTGACCTCGCCATCTGGATCTGGGGCAAGGACACGCAGGAGCTGCCGAGCGTGTTTCCCGCCGCGCCCATCGACGTGGGCGGCGTGATCGTCTCGGGCATCGACCTGGGCATCGTGGGCGTGTGCGCCGCGCTGGCCGCAGCGCTGTTCGCGTTCTTCCGCTTCACGCGGCTGGGCATCGCGATGCAGGCGACCATGGAGAACCCGACGGCCGCGCGGCTCATGGGCATTCCCATCAAGCGCATCTACTCGCTGGCCTGGGCGCTGTCGCACATGATCGCGGCGGCCGCCGGGCTGCTGATCGCGCCGCTGACCTTCGTTCATTTCTCGATGATGCAGAGCGCCCTGCACTTCGCCTTTGCAGCGGCCGTGCTCGGCGGCATCGGCAGCATGCCGGGCGCGCTGCTGGGCGGCGTGATCATCGGCGTGACTTCCAACCTCACCGGCGCCTACCTGTCCTCCGAATGGAAGGACGCGGTGCCCTTCATCGTGATGCTGGCCATCCTGATCCTGCGCCCGCACGGGCTGCTGGCGCGGCGCCAGGTCAAGAAAGTCTGA
- a CDS encoding ABC transporter ATP-binding protein: MASAVESTKRAGMLLRVDNLSAAYGKIRALHGVSIDVPAAGIVCVLGANGAGKTTLMRALSGLLPVAGGTAVFDGQSIANVPAEQLVRRGVVHVPQGRMVFAQLSVKENLVLGGYTRPAAEVREDIDRVLGYFPRLKERITSRAGTLSGGEQQMLAIARGLLAKPRLLMLDEPSMGVAPIMKDAIFSTLRDIRDRERLTLLIVEQDADIALDISDEGYAIETGRVVMYGPAAELAGNEDIRRAYLGG, from the coding sequence GTGGCAAGCGCCGTTGAATCCACCAAGCGCGCAGGCATGCTGCTGCGCGTGGACAACCTGAGCGCCGCCTACGGCAAGATCCGCGCGCTGCACGGCGTGTCGATCGATGTGCCGGCCGCGGGCATCGTGTGCGTGCTGGGTGCCAATGGCGCGGGCAAGACCACGCTGATGCGTGCGCTCTCCGGCCTGCTGCCGGTGGCCGGCGGCACCGCTGTGTTCGACGGACAAAGCATCGCCAACGTGCCGGCGGAACAGCTGGTGCGCCGCGGCGTGGTGCACGTGCCGCAGGGCCGCATGGTGTTCGCGCAGCTGTCGGTGAAGGAAAACCTGGTGCTCGGCGGCTACACCCGCCCGGCCGCCGAGGTGCGCGAGGACATCGACCGCGTGCTTGGCTACTTCCCGCGTCTGAAGGAGCGCATCACCTCGCGCGCGGGCACGCTGTCGGGCGGCGAGCAGCAGATGCTGGCCATTGCGCGCGGCCTGCTGGCCAAGCCGCGCCTCCTGATGCTCGACGAGCCCTCGATGGGCGTGGCGCCCATCATGAAGGACGCCATCTTCTCCACGCTGCGCGACATCCGCGATCGCGAGCGGCTCACGCTGCTGATCGTGGAGCAGGACGCCGACATCGCGCTGGACATATCCGACGAAGGCTACGCGATCGAGACCGGCCGCGTCGTCATGTACGGGCCGGCGGCCGAGCTGGCCGGCAACGAGGACATCCGCCGCGCCTATCTGGGCGGCTGA
- a CDS encoding Bug family tripartite tricarboxylate transporter substrate binding protein, with amino-acid sequence MNQAHIISRRHLLATGAAGALSTLGLPAFAADAEWPGKIVKMVVAFPAGGPTDTAARITSQKLGERLGTSIMVDNRPGASGSIGTAQFIKSPADGNTLSMFGMPALLAPLLYKNGAYDVEKDFMCVATVYDLPMAIVVNPTLMPGVDSLQSLIAHAKAAKTPLNYTSSGAGSFGHLAMEQLKDLGGFDMQHVPYRGSAPAVTDLLGGQLGVMFADVVAALPHIKSGKLRAVAVSSPRGNVLLPGVKTVSAQGFPNFDFDSWGGLIAPLGTPASVVARINKELSDILSKDKDVQDKLVHAGAIAAYQPAAAMRKRLSADAARWTKVAKDKNISAV; translated from the coding sequence ATGAACCAAGCTCACATCATCAGCCGCCGCCACCTGCTGGCCACCGGCGCCGCAGGCGCACTTTCCACCCTGGGCCTGCCTGCCTTCGCGGCAGACGCCGAATGGCCGGGCAAGATCGTCAAGATGGTCGTGGCCTTCCCCGCTGGCGGCCCGACCGACACCGCCGCGCGCATCACTTCGCAGAAGCTCGGCGAACGCCTGGGCACCTCGATCATGGTGGACAACCGCCCCGGCGCGTCCGGCTCCATCGGCACGGCCCAGTTCATCAAGTCGCCGGCCGACGGCAACACGCTGTCGATGTTCGGCATGCCGGCACTGCTGGCACCGCTGCTGTACAAGAACGGCGCCTACGACGTGGAGAAGGACTTCATGTGCGTGGCGACCGTGTACGACCTGCCCATGGCCATCGTCGTCAACCCGACGCTGATGCCGGGCGTGGACTCGCTGCAAAGCCTCATCGCCCATGCCAAGGCCGCGAAGACGCCGCTGAACTACACCAGCTCGGGCGCGGGCAGCTTCGGCCACCTGGCCATGGAGCAGCTGAAGGACCTGGGCGGCTTCGACATGCAGCACGTGCCCTACCGCGGCAGCGCGCCGGCCGTGACAGACCTGCTGGGCGGCCAGCTCGGCGTGATGTTCGCGGACGTGGTCGCGGCCCTGCCGCACATCAAGTCGGGCAAGCTGCGCGCCGTCGCCGTGAGCTCGCCGCGCGGCAACGTGTTGCTGCCCGGCGTGAAGACGGTCTCGGCCCAGGGCTTCCCCAACTTCGACTTCGATTCGTGGGGCGGCCTCATCGCACCGCTGGGCACGCCCGCATCGGTGGTGGCACGCATCAACAAGGAGCTCTCCGACATCCTGTCCAAGGACAAGGACGTGCAGGACAAGCTGGTCCACGCCGGCGCCATCGCCGCGTACCAACCCGCCGCGGCCATGCGCAAGCGGCTGTCCGCGGATGCCGCGCGCTGGACCAAGGTGGCCAAGGACAAGAATATCAGCGCCGTCTGA
- a CDS encoding LysR family transcriptional regulator, with amino-acid sequence MDVQALGLLVDIIEAGNLSKAATMLGMSRANVSQRINRFERELGAQLLRRTTRQLEPTELGMKLYEHGRAVRHEVKAAAEAVSSLGKGLQGMIRLSVPSGYGQLRMSGWLAEFMERHPEITLHVIFDNDIEELVKGSVDFAVRVMAEPPAQLIARELGRVRYVACATASFIARQGMPTSLEELKRLPLITSQQTSERLSMAGGQAGGHRSLQTRPRLISANFHFLCDAIAQGLGVGLLPDYMVQAPIARREMQALALQEEDLDFLSTQKFLLYVPSRYQTQAVRTLIDFLVEREQGSRPRMD; translated from the coding sequence ATGGATGTTCAAGCCCTGGGCCTGCTGGTCGACATCATCGAAGCCGGCAACCTGAGCAAGGCCGCCACGATGCTGGGCATGAGCCGGGCCAACGTGAGCCAGCGGATCAATCGCTTCGAGCGTGAACTCGGTGCGCAGTTGCTGCGACGGACCACGCGCCAGCTGGAACCCACCGAACTGGGCATGAAGCTGTACGAGCACGGGCGTGCCGTACGGCACGAGGTCAAGGCCGCGGCCGAAGCCGTGAGCAGCCTCGGCAAGGGCCTGCAGGGAATGATCCGCCTGAGCGTGCCCAGCGGCTACGGGCAGCTGCGCATGTCGGGCTGGCTGGCGGAGTTCATGGAGCGGCATCCGGAGATCACGCTTCACGTGATCTTCGACAACGACATCGAGGAACTGGTGAAGGGCTCGGTCGATTTCGCGGTGCGCGTCATGGCCGAGCCACCGGCGCAGCTGATCGCCCGCGAGCTGGGGCGCGTGCGGTATGTGGCGTGTGCGACCGCGTCGTTCATCGCACGGCAGGGAATGCCGACGAGCCTGGAAGAACTCAAGCGGCTGCCGCTCATCACCTCGCAGCAGACCAGCGAGCGCCTGAGCATGGCCGGCGGACAGGCCGGCGGCCACCGTTCATTGCAGACACGGCCTCGGCTGATTTCGGCAAACTTTCATTTTCTGTGCGACGCGATCGCGCAGGGCCTGGGTGTGGGGCTGCTGCCGGACTACATGGTGCAGGCGCCCATTGCGCGCAGAGAAATGCAGGCGCTGGCGTTGCAGGAAGAAGACCTGGACTTCCTGTCGACGCAGAAATTCCTGCTCTACGTGCCGAGCAGGTACCAGACGCAGGCCGTGCGGACGCTGATCGACTTTCTCGTGGAAAGGGAACAGGGATCGCGCCCGCGCATGGACTGA
- a CDS encoding isocitrate lyase/PEP mutase family protein, which yields MTSVRKTMRARITSGPTFWMAGAQDALSALLVDQSGFDGIFTTGFGISASLLGQPDVELYTLTENVGVVNRIANIVRKPIFADADTGYGNVINVARTVREFEKTGVVAISIEDQFSPKRCPAAASTMPLVPVRDAVAKIRAAVDARQDPDFLIVARTDAIDPAEATDRACQYAEAGADLIQPISRTFKGFDDLVKLKEATGRRLSLQLMQGLWMASLSRAQIESVAAFATYPIVTLMSTVHALQANLEVLSQRRTGDVDGLPGGQTTMPAFKEIIGWNAVEERQAYYEVDAPAHKRAA from the coding sequence ATGACCTCAGTTCGCAAGACGATGCGTGCGCGCATCACCTCCGGCCCCACGTTCTGGATGGCCGGCGCGCAGGACGCGCTGTCGGCCCTGCTCGTCGACCAGTCGGGCTTCGACGGCATCTTCACCACCGGCTTCGGTATCTCGGCGTCGCTGCTGGGCCAGCCCGATGTCGAGCTTTACACGCTCACCGAGAACGTGGGCGTGGTCAACCGCATCGCGAACATCGTGCGCAAGCCGATATTCGCCGACGCCGACACCGGCTACGGCAACGTGATCAACGTGGCGCGCACGGTGCGCGAGTTCGAGAAGACGGGCGTGGTGGCCATCTCCATCGAAGACCAGTTCAGCCCCAAGCGCTGCCCCGCGGCGGCCAGCACCATGCCGCTGGTGCCGGTGCGCGACGCGGTGGCGAAGATCCGCGCGGCGGTGGACGCGCGCCAGGACCCCGACTTCCTGATCGTGGCGCGCACCGACGCCATCGACCCGGCGGAGGCGACCGACCGTGCCTGCCAGTACGCCGAAGCCGGCGCCGACCTGATCCAGCCGATCTCGCGCACCTTCAAGGGCTTCGACGACTTGGTGAAACTCAAGGAGGCCACCGGCCGGCGCCTCTCGCTGCAGCTGATGCAGGGCCTGTGGATGGCCAGCCTGAGCCGCGCGCAAATCGAGTCGGTGGCCGCCTTCGCGACCTATCCCATCGTCACGCTCATGAGCACGGTGCATGCGCTGCAGGCCAACCTGGAGGTGCTGTCGCAGCGCCGCACCGGCGACGTCGATGGCCTGCCCGGCGGCCAGACGACGATGCCGGCGTTCAAGGAAATCATCGGCTGGAACGCGGTGGAGGAACGCCAGGCGTACTACGAGGTGGATGCGCCGGCGCACAAGCGCGCGGCCTGA